The following proteins are encoded in a genomic region of Musa acuminata AAA Group cultivar baxijiao chromosome BXJ2-11, Cavendish_Baxijiao_AAA, whole genome shotgun sequence:
- the LOC135627228 gene encoding protein GID8 homolog: MSKKVITREEWERKLKDVKISKKDMNKLVMNFLVTEGYVDAAEKFRIESGTEPDIDLATITDRMAVKKALQSGNVEDAIEKVNDLNPTILDTNPQLYFHLQQQRLIELIRTGNVEEALEFAQEELAPRGEENQNFLEELERTVALLAFDDVKNCPYGELLDVSQRLKTASELNAAILTSQSHEKDPKLPTLLKMLILAQNQLDEKAVYPRINDITAAVLEDPAV, encoded by the exons ATGTCGAAGAAGGTAATTACGAGAGAGGAGTGGGAGAGGAAGCTCAAGGATGTCAAGATTAGTAAGAAGGACATGAACAAGCTCGTAATGAACTTTCTTGTCACTGAAGGCTATGTAGATGCTGCCGAGAAGTTCCGGATTGAGTCCGGCACCGAGC CGGACATTGACCTCGCCACGATAACTGATCGCATGGCTGTCAAGAAGGCTCTGCAGTCTGGCAACGTCGAAGATGCTATCGAGAAAGTTAATGATTTGAACCCTACG ATTCTAGATACCAATCCCCAACTCTATTTCCATCTACAGCAACAGCGATTGATTGAGTTGATCCGCACTGGCAATGTAGAAGAAGCTCTAGAGTTTGCCCAGGAGGAGCTTGCGCCAAGGGGAGAAGAAAAT CAAAATTTTCTTGAAGAATTGGAGAGGACAGTTGCGCTTCTGGCGTTTGATGATGTAAAGAATTGTCCTTATGGAGAACTTCTAGATGTTTCACAACGCTTGAAAACTGCAAGTGAGCTTAATGCTGCCATACTAACAAGCCAAAGTCATGAGAAAG ATCCAAAGCTTCCAACTTTGCTGAAGATGCTGATATTGGCTCAGAACCAGCTGGATGAGAAGGCTGTTTATCCAAGAATCAATGATATAACAGCAGCAGTCTTGGAAGACCCAGCGGTCTAA
- the LOC135627934 gene encoding uncharacterized protein LOC135627934: MVDSVDVVLEFFRKNRFAKAEAALRGELNARSDLNGFLQKHLADEKEAGRAVEEVSSVWQQSASTRNAESSKEFIVKEIEVGGIGNGFDSKKSFGSSQGRDTGSVDLYPWNFSSTSSISNSASKEVGATVNNFAHLLIPEQPMHRHSSFALEKRDRAVGTEPDQPLEQRVSCAKGKDKAAVEVTPDINLDSDCEDKNAYSRDHFLNDLWVKNEDPLKGCTAETVFPYPLDNAASRKSGKSQESAEQNFDLQVTSENYREELPRLPPVRLKSEDKLINIQWDEKPNCHGSEIKLHNGNNAFMNGSYLDVPVGQEINSSGGRRNIGSSWLSVSQGIAEDTSDLVSGFATVGDESIDYPNEYWDSDEYDDDDDVGYTRQPIEDETWFLSHEVDYPSDNEKGTGCGSVPDHQDQASKKDEDDGHSFADSYLSGEQYFQTKIAEQVSIFEGPMCDRMPKMHRRTDENSLIGHYDEQLIDAEEPSLMHSKPVWQGFVGQHNEILMSANGKGSPGVESSSQENPLVEDGQHVSVRSIGVGINSDAAEFGSEVDEHFIRGSSEVDIKYFPDRDVSASGRRYPQNGSTGSDLNRRKREKMKQNKEDSYIIAYKKNASHAGAISDGGFSFSPSLKNGGMLDADLGKSLWSSKASAVAGNSADECANGTVTEDMLPTWRKKSSDSSPVRSSTYEKTSDAARSRNSSPSSALNYGYIDRERTGKGHTRAGETREEDPEATPEDEEIAALQEQVRQIKAQEEEFETFHLKIVHRKNRTGFEEDKNFQVVLNSVIAGRYHVTEYLGSAAFSKAIQAHDLQTGMDVCVKIIKNNKDFFDQSLDEIKLLKFVNKNDPADKYHILRLYDYFYCREHLLIVCELLKANLYEFHKFNRESGGEVYFTMPRLQSITIQCLEALQFLHGLGLIHCDLKPENILIKSYSRCEVKVIDLGSSCFETDHLCSYVQSRSYRAPEVILGLPYDKKIDIWSLGCILAELCTGNVLFLNDSPATLLARVIGIIGPIDQGMLSKGHDTYKYFTKNHRLYERNQETNRLEYLIPKKTSLSHRLPMGDQGFIDFVAYILETNPKKRPSASEALKHPWLSYPYEPISS; this comes from the exons ATGGTGGACTCGGTGGATGTGGTGTTGGAATTCTTTAGGAAGAATCGGTTTGCGAAGGCTGAGGCTGCTCTGCGAGGGGAGCTCAACGCGCGGTCAGATTTGAACGGGTTTCTTCAGAAGCACCTAGCCGACGAGAAAGAAGCGGGAAGAGCCGTTGAAGAGGTTAGCAGTGTATGGCAGCAAAGCGCGAGCACACGGAATGCGGAGAGTTCGAAAGAGTTCATTGTCAAGGAGATTGAAGTAGGCGGCATCGGGAATGGGTTCGACAGCAAGAAGAGTTTTGGTTCTTCTCAGGGTAGGGACACGGGCTCGGTAGATCTGTACCCATGGAATTTTAGTTCCACTAGCAGCATTTCTAATTCAGCTTCAAAAGAGGTTGGTGCCACTGTCAACAATTTTGCTCACCTCCTGATACCAGAACAACCAATGCATCGACACAGTTCTTTTGCATTAGAGAAGAGAGATCGTGCTGTTGGAACTGAGCCTGATCAGCCATTGGAGCAAAGGGTTTCTTGTGCTAAGGGCAAAGACAAAGCTGCAGTTGAAGTGACGCCTGATATTAACCTAGATAGCGATTGTGAGGATAAAAATGCATATTCTCGAGACCATTTTCTCAATGACCTGTGGGTGAAAAATGAGGACCCATTGAAGGGATGCACCGCGGAGACGGTTTTTCCATATCCCTTGGATAATGCAGCCTCCAGAAAGTCAGGGAAGTCTCAAGAAAGTGCAGAACAGAACTTTGATCTACAGGTAACTAGTGAAAATTACAGGGAGGAACTACCAAGACTGCCTCCTGTACGGCTTAAGTCTGAAGACAAGTTAATTAATATTCAGTGGGATGAAAAGCCTAATTGCCATGGATCTGAAATTAAGCTACACAATGGCAATAATGCCTTTATGAATGGGTCTTACCTTGATGTGCCAGTTGGGCAGGAGATTAACTCTTCAG GTGGCAGGCGAAACATTGGAAGTAGTTGGTTGTCTGTAAGTCAAGGTATTGCTGAGGACACTTCTGATTTGGTATCTGGTTTTGCTACTGTTGGTGATGAATCTATTGACTATCCAAATGAATATTGGGATTCTGATGagtatgacgatgatgatgatgttggatACACAAGGCAGCCCATCGAAGATGAAACCTGGTTTCTATCACATGAAGTTGATTATCCAAGTGATAACGAAAAAGGGACAGGTTGTGGAAGTGTGCCTGATCATCAGGACCAGGCTTCCAAAAAGGATGAAGATGATGGTCATTCTTTTGCTGACTCATACTTGTCTGGCGAGCAGTATTTCCAGACAAAAATTGCTGAACAAGTTTCTATTTTCGAGGGCCCCATGTGTGATAGGATGCCAAAAATGCATAGGAGAACAGATGAGAACAGTCTAATAGGTCATTATGATGAGCAATTGATAGATGCTGAAGAACCAAGTTTGATGCATTCAAAACCTGTTTGGCAGGGTTTTGTTGGACAACACAATGAAATATTGATGTCAGCAAATGGGAAAGGCTCACCTGGGGTTGAATCAAGTTCACAGGAGAATCCTCTTGTAGAAGATGGTCAGCATGTCTCAGTCAGGTCAATTGGCGTGGGCATAAATAGTGATGCTGCTGAATTTGGCAGTGAAGTTGATGAGCATTTCATCAGAGGAAGTAGTGAAGTGGACATAAAATACTTCCCTGATCGTGATGTCAGTGCAAGCGGCAGAAGGTATCCTCAAAATGGTTCCACTGGTAGTGATTTGAATAGGAGAAAGAGGGaaaagatgaaacaaaataaagagGACAGTTACATTATTGCATATAAAAAGAATGCAAGCCATGCTGGAGCAATCTCTGATGGGGGCTTTTCCTTCTCACCTTCTCTGAAAAATGGGGGCATGCTGGATGCTGATCTGGGCAAATCATTGTGGTCAAGCAAAGCCAGTGCTGTAGCTGGTAATAGTGCTGATGAATGTGCGAATGGTACAGTTACAGAGGACATGCTCCCCACTTGGAGGAAAAAAAGCAGTGATTCTTCTCCTGTAAGGAGTTCCACATATGAGAAAACATCTGATGCTGCTAGATCAAGAAACTCAAGTCCATCATCAGCCTTAAACTATGGTTATATAGATAGAGAGCGGACTGGTAAAGGGCACACTAGAGCAGGTGAAACGAGGGAAGAAGACCCTGAGGCAACACCAGAAGACGAAGAAATAGCTGCATTGCAGGAACAAGTAAGACAGATAAAAGCTCAAGAGGAAGAATTTGAGACCTTCCATCTTAAGATAGTGCATCGAAAAAACAG AACTGGCTTTGAAGAAGACAAAAATTTCCAGGTGGTTCTGAACTCTGTCATTGCTGGACGCTATCATGTTACCGAGTACCTAGGTTCCGCTGCATTTAGCAAAGCTATTCAAGCACATGACTTGCAAACTGGCATGGACGTGTGCGTGAAAATTATCAAGAATAACAAAGATTTCTTTGATCAGAGTCTGGATGAAATCAAGCTTCTGAAATTTGTCAATAAGAACGATCCTGCTGACAAGTATCATATTCTACGCCTGTATGATTATTTCTATTGTCGG GAACACTTGTTGATAGTTTGTGAACTTCTCAAGGCCAACTTATATGAATTTCACAAGTTTAATAGGGAATCTGGAGGGGAGGTTTATTTCACAATGCCGAGGCTGCAG TCAATTACAATTCAATGTCTGGAGGCACTTCAGTTTTTGCATGGCCTTGGTCTTATTCATTGTGATCTGAAACCTGAGAATATATTAATAAAGAGCTACAGTAGGTGTGAAGTTAAAGTCATTGACCTTGGTAGTAGCTGCTTTGAGACAGATCATTTATGTTCCTATGTGCAGTCACGATCCTATCGCGCCCCTGAGGTTATTTTGGGGCTCCCATATGATAAAAAGATAGACATATGGTCGCTGGGATGCATCTTGGCTGAACTTTGCACCGGAAAT GTTCTTTTCCTAAATGACTCTCCTGCAACGCTTCTGGCACGTGTGATTGGAATCATTGGTCCCATTGACCAAGGGATGCTTTCAAAGGGACATGATACATACAAATATTTTACAAAAAACCACAGGTTATATGAAAGGAATCAG GAAACCAATAGGCTAGAGTACTTGATTCCAAAGAAGACATCATTAAGTCACCGGCTGCCAATGGGTGATCAAGGCTTTATTGATTTTGTTGCTTATATTCTTGAAACAAATCCAAAGAAGCGGCCGAGTGCCTCAGAAGCACTGAAGCATCCATGGCTTTCCTATCCTTATGAACCAATATCATCTTGA